The Balneola vulgaris DSM 17893 DNA window GTATTTTGCCCTGTTTGCAAAAGTACTCGTCAGAGTTTCAGAAGGATGCGAGATATACACAGTGATCTATACTGTGCTGAATGTGATAATCATTACAATATTGATTTCAATGAAAACTTGCATTTAGTCTTCAATCCTAACCCGTTAATTCGAAAGCTATCGGATAATAAATTCTGCTATGGAGGTCCTCAAAATACTCCACAGCGAGTAACCCAACATTTTCTGGAACCAGGTGAAGAACAATACCTTCATATCAATCTGAATGAAGGCACTTACCTTTTTAAAACTTCAGAAAATGATGGCTATCTACGATTACATTTACGTAAAGATGGCGATGACACCGCAACCGTTTATATCACCGACGAAGATTTAAATGGAGATGAAGCCACGATATCCACATCCCCGAATTTGACGATTGTTAATGATTCTAAGAAAAAGATGGTGTGCTATATTGAGAAAGAAAACTGGCGACAAGAAGCCATTTATGCTACTGAAGTAACTTCTTCTCATGACTTCCGCACTCTATTTGCTCAAGAGACTTTAAAAGATGGTGCTAAAGTCGATTCTTCAAATGTCACGATTCTATTTACTGACTTGATGAATTCTACCGATTTATACTTACAAGAAGGTGATGAGTTTGCCATCGGTCAGTTAATGAGTCACTTTAAAATCATTCAACAGATTGTTGCTGAGGAACGTGGGGGAATCGTAAAAACAATTGGCGATGCTGTTATGGCCGTGTTCAAAGAACCTGTTTCTGCTCTTAAAGCCGTAGAACGTATTCAGCAAATATTCTCATCTTCAACCGCAATGGGTGACTCGTTCAAACTCAAAGCAGGGATTCATTTAGGGAAGTGTACAGCTGTAAACTTAAACGATAGAGTAGACTACTTCGGCACCACGGTTAACATCGCATCACGTTTGGTGGATGTAGCTAGTGAAAAGGAAATTATTGTTTCTGAGGCATTTTACGAATCGGGTGATGTAAAGCTTTACTTAAAAAATAACAGAAACAGCTTGTTCATTAAGAACAGTGAAAAAGAACTCAAAGGCTTTGACTCTGAGAAGTTCAAGGTAAAACAGATTCGCATGGAACGTACAAGTTTACGTTTAGTGATCTAAGTTCATTTCCTCTCCTCTCCCACCTTATTTTCTTCGTAATTGTGTGTATTTTAGGTCTTCAGCAACAATTATGTGAAACCCCTACCGACCTTGAATCGATTACAGCACGAAAAGAGCCCTTACTTACTTCAGCACAAAAATAACCCCGTTGATTGGTACCCTTGGGGTGATGAAGCATTCGCTAAAGCGAAAGAAGAAAACAAACCGATCTTCTTATCTATCGGTTATGCTACCTGCCACTGGTGCCACGTGATGGAGCACGAAAGTTTCGAAGATGAAGGCATAGCTGAGCTCATGAACCAAGCGTTCATCAATATTAAAGTAGATCGGGAAGAGCGCCCTGATATCGACTCTACTTATATGACGGTGTGCCAGATGCTAAATGGCCATGGCGGTTGGCCTTTGAGTATCATCATGACACCTGATAAAGAACCATTTTTTGCCGGTACTTACATACCAAAAGAAGCGCGATTTAATCGCATTGGTTTACGCCAGTTAATTCCTGGTATTACCGGCATGTGGAAGCACGAACCTGCTAAGGTGCAAAAAGCTGTTGAAGGGATTAAAGATGGATTTCAAAGATCCCAAGAATTTGAACAAGGATTATTCCCTGGTTTAGAGTCGGTTGATTATGCCGCCGAACAATTAGCCGCAAGATATGACGATCAACATGGTGGTTTCGGAAGTGCTCCTAAATTTCCATCGCCACACAATTTGAGTTTCTTACTTCGAAAATGGTACACCACTAAAGAAGAACGGTTCAAAAATGCTGTTGAACATACACTTACTCAAATGAGATTAGGTGGCATTTGGGACCATATTGGTTATGGCTTCCATCGCTATTCAACCGACCAAGAATGGTTACTACCACATTTTGAAAAAATGCTGTATGACCAGGCATTACTGATGTTGGCTTATACCGAAGGATGGCAAGTATCAAATACTCCCCTCTTTAAGCAAACCATTGTTGAATTAGATCAATATATAACCAACAAATTAACTTCAGAGAAAGGTGCTTTCTTCAGTGCAGAAGATGCTGATAGCGAGGGTGAAGAAGGGAAATTTTATGTTTGGTCCCTTTCCGAAATACAAGAAGTTTTATCCAAAGAAGATGCTGCATTCTTTACGGAATACTATCAAATTTTAGAAAAAGGAAACTTTGAAGATGAGGCCACTAAAGTTAAAACGGGCGCGAACATTCCTCACCTAAAAACGACTTTAAATGAAAGCAATCAAGTTCGGTTCAATGATATAAGGGAACAACTATATGAGATTCGAGAGAAGCGCATTAAACCACTTCTTGACGATAAGATACTCTGCGATTGGAATGGGATGATGATCATGGCCTATGCTAAAGCAGGTGCTGTTTTACAGGAACCCATGTTTGTTGAAAAAGCTAAAAAAGCTTATGCCTTTATCTTGAATAACTTATATGTCGAGAATCAATTGTTTCATCGCTATAAAGAAGGTGAACATGCAATAAATGCCTTTGCTGATGACTATGCGATGTTAGTTTGGGCAAGTATTGAACTCTATGAGGCAACCTATGATGAGCAGTATTTAGAAAAAGCCATTCTGCTACAAAATCAGATGATTGAATTATTTTGGGATTCAGAGCAAGGGGGTTTTTATTTAACCGATACTAAGACTGAGGAATTATTAGGTCGCCAGAAGCAGATTTATGATGCCGCTGTTCCTTCCTCCAATTCTGTAGCCATGCAAAACCTGATGAAGCTATCAAGGCTAACAGGTGATTCTAAATTTGAAGAATTTGCTCAAAAAATTGGTGAATGTTTTTCAACCGATTTAATTCGATCTGGTTCAAGTATTACCCTTGGTTTACAAGCTATTCAATACGCTCATGCTAGCACAAATGAAATAGTTATTAGCTCAGAAAAAGCTCTGGATTTTGATAATGAGCTTTTAAAAATACTTCGCTCTGGTTTTAACCCCTTTAAAATCAGTATCGCAAAAAGCACCGAAAATAAATCGTTGTCAACACTTGCTCCTTTTTCCTCGAATATGCATCCTGTTGATGGTAAAACGACGATCTATTATTGCTCTAACTACAGCTGCGACAAACCCTTTTATACTGCCAAAGAGTTGAGAGAGAAGCTATATGCTGAATGATTAAGTAATAATTTTGATTATCTAACAATCTAATTGTTACCCACATTCGTACTTACTCACAGAAACAAGATATATGCTATTTTTTCTTATATCTGCAATTGGCAGATTTCTCAATCAGGATAATTCAAGAGATAAAGAACTCTTAATTCGCATAGCGGCTAAAGACCCCGTTGCGCTATCCCTTTTGTATGACCAGTATAATAGATTACTCTTTGGACTTTTAGTTTCGATACTAAAAAAGAAAGAAGAAGCTGAAGATATTTTACAGGAAGTGTTTACAAATATTTGGGAAAAAGCGGATCAATATGATCCAGAAAAAGGTAGCGCTTATACATGGATTGTTTCTTTAACAAGAAATAAAGGAATCGACAGATTGAGGTCCAAAGTATATAAAGAGCAAAAAAAGCAGTCGACGAGCTTAGACAACGAAGACACTTATATGCCTTTATTTTCAGAGGAGAATAATCCACTTGAGGATGCTATTTTATCAGATCGTGCTAGTATGCTGAAAGAGGCTTTAGCTAAGATTTCTGAAAAACAAAGAACAGTACTGCAAGTGGCTTACTTTGATGGATTAACACAAACTGAGATTTCAGAACAATTAGATATTCCACTGGGAACCGTAAAATCCCGAATGCGTGATGGTATGTTAAAACTTAGAGAAATTTTATCGGGAGGCTTAGCATGAGTGAATCAGAAAACACATTATTTGAAGAGCTTTGTATAGGCTCCGTACTGAATGCACTTAGTGCTGAAGAAGAAAAGCAGTTTAAAGTCCTATTAGAGGATACCTCAAAAGAACAGCAGTTATTATATCAAGATATGCAGCACATAGCTTCTGAGATGGCTTTATTGGCTTATACTGATAAACCATCTGAGAAAGTTAAAGAACAACTTTTAGAAATGGCTTGGGCTTCTGTTCATTCACGAGGCTCAGCTGAGGCAACCGTACATTACTTATCTAGATATAGAATTGCAGCTGCCGCAGCCGTTGTATTTATGATGATGACTTTGGGGATGTTCATTTTCAATCAAAATTTAGAAAACGATTTAGATGAACGTTCTACTGTTATTACAGAGCAACAAACCACTATTCAGCTGTTAGAAACAGAAGTAGAACGAAAAGAGGAATTACTTGCAATCCTTGAAGCTCGCGATGTTGATTTGATACTGATGGATGGCCTAAACGTGAACCCTAATGGTTATGGAAAAGTAGTTTGGGATAAAGATAATGGCCAAGCACTTCTTCAAGTTGCAAACTTACCAACCGTACCAACGGCTAAAGATTATCAATTATGGTTTGTAATCAATAATCAACCGATAAGTGCAGGTGTATTCTCCGTAAATGATCCTTTAAAGGATAACTTTTTTAAGATTCAGGAGTTGAACCAACAGGCAACAAGTGGGGCATTTGCAATTACCCTAGAACCTGAAGGTGGATCGCCTCAACCTACTGGTGATATGTATTTATTAGGAAGTATGTAGTGTTTAGCCCCTTCTAAGACCGTTTCCGGAACAATCCGAACGGTTTTCCACTTCGTAGTGTAGTATAAGTATGAACTCGTTAGAGTTCTTTAATAATTAACTACACACACAACATATGAAAATAAGAGAGTTACCAATCTTGGTATCTGTTCTGTGTTTACTACTATTTGGGGTATCCGAATCAAGTATAGCACAAACAGTTTTCACATCGACGTTAAGTGGGAGTAATGAAGTCCCCACAAATACTACTACCGCCGCTTATGGCGAAATTACTGCAACTTTAAATGGAACCACCCTAACTGTTGAAGGAAACTTTGATGGTTTAGAAGGCAATTATTCAGCATCACACATTCATGCTGGTTTAGCTGGACAAGGAGGTGGAGTTGTATTCACTTTAACCGCTACAGTTGACACTGATAGCAAAGGTGGAACTTACGCAACAGCAGATAACACATTTTCTCTTACCACAGATCAAGTAGCTATGCTTGAAGGAAGAGAGTTATATGTTAACATTCACTCTGAAGGTTATGCCTCAGGTGAAATTCGCGGACAGTTAACACCACAAGCTGACGCTACTTTTAGAACTAATTTATCTGGTGCATTCGAAGTACCCGCTGTAAAAACTATGGCGAGTGGTGGATTAGTTTTTGAACTCAATGGAGATTCCCTCTTCGTATCTGGTTCTTTTAAAGACCTAAGTAGCGCTTATAGTGCATCTCATTTGCACATTGGAACAACAGGCACGAATGGTGGTGTGGCATTTACCCTTAATGCTACGCTTGAAACGGATAGCCAATCTGGTACATACTTGGCCTCAGAGAACAGGTTCGAATTAACAGCTAGCCAAAAAACTTCACTAATGAATCGCGAGTTTTATGTTAATGTACATACAGCGAACAACGCTTCAGGTGAATTAAGAGGGCAAGTTACACCTCCCGTAAAAGCATCTTTTTATGCTTCCTTATCTGGAACTGCTGAAAACCCTTCTATTAAAACTGCGGCAGCTGGTGCTGTAACAGTAGAATTAAGTCCAAGCGACTCAATCATCGTAAGTGGTGCATTTGCTAACTTAGAAGGTAATTTTGACGCTTCTGTAGCAGGCGGATCACATGTTCATGCTGGACATGCAGGGGCATCAGGCGGCATTGAATTATCATTAACTGCTGATGTAGCTGTTGACCTTAAGTCTGGTACTTATTTGTACTCAGATAATAAGTTCTTAGCAACTACTGATCAGATTACAAAGTTGATGAATCGTGAATTGTATGTAAACATCCACTCAACTACTCATGCAAGCGGTGAACTCCGTGGACAAGTATTAGGTGATGCAACGGCATACTTCAAAACTAAATTAAATGGCTTACATGAAAATCCTGCTGTAGTAACGATGGGTTACGGTGCTGTTAATCTTGAGATAAACGGAACCACCGCAATAATGACGGGTGGATTTGCTGACTTAGGTAGCACCTATGATGCATCACATCTACATGAGGGTGGTGTAACAGCTAATGGTGGTGTAGTAACTGCCTTAACTGCAACAGTATCACAAGATACAGCAGGTCAATATTCAGTTGCTTCAAATACCTATACAATGACAGAAGCGCAAATCACCGCGCTATATGATGAGGGGACCTACGTAAATGTTCACACAGCTGGAGAAGCTGGTGGCGAGATACGTGGCCAATTGCTATTTGGCGACAATTCCCTCCCCGACCCAAGTACATTAAGTACACCTGCTGATGATGCAAATATTACCATTAGTGGTGATGCGTCAACAGATTTCACGGCGACATGGACAGCTACCACTGATCCTGATGGAAATGAAGTAACCTACATTTGGGAAGCTTCAACGGATGTGAATTTTGACGCAAAAGTGATCACCTCCTCTACAGGAAGTGCTACAACGTTCACTACTACGTATGCCGTTGTAGATAGCATTCTAGCTTCATTAGATGTTCAACAAGGTGCTTCGGCTACTTTATACCATAGAGTGGTAGCATCCGATGGTAGCAACGAAGCTTACAGTGAATCTAGAGCTGTTGTAATAGAACGAGGTGTGGTTACTTCTAATGAAGAAACCGAGCTTAATACACCAGATCAAGTTCGATTATCACAAAACTATCCGAACCCTTTCAACCCTAGTACAAACATTTCATTTAACCTCTCGGAAGCAGGTTTAACTGAATTGAGTGTTTATAATATGCTAGGCCAGAAAGTACGTACGATTGTAAATAAGCGATTAAGTGCTGGAGAGTATTCTTATACTTTCAACGCTGATAATTTATCCTCAGGGATTTATATCTATCGCTTAAGAGCAGCGGGTCAAACGATTACAAAACGAATGACCATTATTAAATAAACTGAGATTTCAGTTCATAAAAAAAGGCGTCAACCTTAAGGGAAGACGCCTTTTTTATTATCTATTATTTTTATCTGCCGCCCGACATCACCTTAAACATCAAGTCGGAAACACCGATTAAATTCACCCCAGCTGGTATTTCAACCATTGCTTTAGCTAAGTTTGTTTTATAGATGTTGGTTACTTCCATTATCACTTCGGTTCCTTCATCGCTGGTAACTTCAATGAGCATTGGGAAGTTTTTCGATTTAAAAATCGCTTCTTGAGATACTTGATTTACCGCTTCATCGGCATCTTCTGGTAAATTTTCCCAAGTTTGTGCAAGCATTCCCCAATTGATATCAACATTTGGAGTTAACCATACCGAGATATATTCACCATTCTCATCTTTGCTTTTATTCCAAATACGAAGTTCAGACGTTTCATAGCCATTTATGGACTTCGTTTTGCCTGTATATTCGAAACCCGCGCGATCTCTTTTATTTGAACTTGAGGAAGAACCACTCATTGATGAAAACATCTTGAAAAGTCCTTCGATTTCAGACTTAGTTACTTGAAGAGCATCATTGTCGTCCATTAAAATGATAAAGTCTTTCATATCATTTCGGATTAAGATACCTCCAGAGTTAACGCCTTCTGTTAAACTCACCTCGTTCTCACCCTTTACAAAGATACGTTGAGCAGTTACAAACATATTCAGCTCACTGGTGTTTGGAACTCCATTATCCTCGCTATAGATGTTCATGGTAATTTGCCCTTGAAACTGAGCTATCGCTGAAGTGGATACAAAGATGCTAAAAAGTAATAGTGAGAAAGAAAATACTAGTCGTGATTTCATAGTAGTAATGTTATTTAATTTACGCGAGTAGTAAACGTCCGAAAAGTAGTAATGTTACGCTTAGATTAAATCATCCATGCCAACATTCACTTTTCTAATCCAACCACCGGCCACAACATCGTCTCCTTCATAACAAACAACGGCTTGTCCAGGAGTAATTGCTTCGCGACCCGCAGGGAAATGAACTTTAATCTCATCTTCTCCTAGCTGAGTTAGATAACCAATCGCACCATCATCATTATATCGAATAGCGCCGGTTATTTCCATATTCTCAGTCGGAACTTTATCGTACTTAATCAGATTAATTTCCTTTGCTGTAAGCGTAGTACTAATAAGATCTTCTTTTTCACCAATGGTTATAGTATTTGTAACCGCATTGATATCGGTTACATACACAGGCTTACCCATAGGCAAATTTAATCCTCTACGTTGGCCAATTGTGTAGAATGGATAACCTTCGTGTTCACCAAGGATATTTCCATCCTTGTCCACGAATTTACCTCCCTTCATCCTTTGCTCTAGTCCTGGTACTTTGTCTTTTAAAAATCTTCTGTAGTCATCATCTGGAACAAAGCAGATTTCATAAGAATCTGGCTTGTTAGCAACATTCAGCAATCCATGATCTTCAGCAATTTGGCGAATCTCGGTTTTAGAATATCCACCTAATGGAAAAATAGTTCTTTCAAGATGTTCTTGAGCTACTCCCCAAAGTGCGTAAGATTGGTCTTTTTTAGGATCTAGACCTTTTGAGATGATATGGCGGCCATTTTCTTCACGAACTCTTGCATAATGTCCTGTAGAAATAAAATCACAACCAAGGTTATCTGCTCGTTTTAGTAGCGCTGCCCATTTAATATGCGTGTTACATAGCACACAAGGGTTAGGTGTTCGGCCATCCATGTAATCGCCAACAAAACGGTCGATTACCCAATCTCCAAATTCCTCGCGGATATCAACAATAAAATGTTTGAAGCCATGATTTACAGCAATATGGCGAGCGTCGTTCATCGACTCAACCGTACAACAACCCGTTTCTTTCCCGTTCGAACCACCACTACGGTGATAGTCCCAGGTTTTCATGGTGATGCCTATAACTTCGTAACCTTGTTCTCTTAGCATTACAGCTGCTACCGAGGAGTCAACTCCTCCACTCATAGCAACGAGAACTCTTCCTTTTTTACTCATGATGTTGTGCGATATCCGTTCACTTTTTGCGAACCTAAAATATAAGGCTTTTTCTACTCCTTATTTGGAATTGTATGCCTTCATCAATTAGAATTCTCTATGCCTCTGATAAGCTGGGGCAAAGAAAAATCAATCTGCAGCTTCTTTGATGGAAGTATTGCTTTTAACTCTTTTGAGGATCACAATTGCGAGAATTATACCCACCAATAATCCGCCTCTAATATTCCCGAAAGCAGAACTGATAGCTATACAAATAACGACAACCCCAATAGCTATGATTACATTTTTCATAGCAAGTTGATTTAAGTGAGTTGAGCCTGACTAAATAGCTCGTTAAGTCATATATAGGTACGGCTTCCACGGCTCTTGAACCCCGCCGTTGAAGTCTCTAAAAAAGGTAATTGGAACGGGACGATACGGCTCACTTCGAAGTGGCATTAGCGCCTCTTTAGGAGTTCTATTTCCTTTTTTCACATTACACTTATCGCATGCTGTTGTAAGATTTTCCCAGGTATCTTTACCCCCTCTACTTTTTGGCAGCACATGATCGATGGTTAAATTCGATTTCTTTCCGCAATACTGACATTTGAACCCATCTCTGCGCATGATATTTCGTCGAGTTAATACCACTTTTGAATAAGGGATACGAATGTATGAGCGTAATCGAATAACTGAAGGGTAGTCGTATTGCTGCCTTGTAGTTCGAAGTTTCTTTGTAGGGTGATCGTGCAATAGTTCGGCTTTATCCAAAAAGATGAGCTTCATGGACCGTTGTATTGAGCAAATACTCAATGGCTGATAATCCTGATTTAACACCAGTACATTTGCGTTCATTGTGCATCCGATTTAGGTTGATGTAACTAATTATCTCTCTTTCATGGAAAATGCAGGATCATGAACTCTGAGCTTACCTAACGCAAGCAAGCCTTAGTATGATATATTTCTATGTTAAATTCAAATTTGCTCTACTATGCAAAAATGAGTTAATACTATGAATTCCTCTTTATTTCTCAGCTTTAGATTAAATACAGCAGGAGTTTAATCACACTATTACTGTAATATTTTTTAAACCTTAACTTTTTCGTGTCGATAATGTCTTTTTAGTAGGAGATTAGACTGTCTTATTTATATATTTGCATGCATTTTTTAGCACCCTAAAGAACTTTACATCTACATATGTCAGAATTAAAAGAAGCTCTTTCAAAAGAGTACTATAAAGAACCCGCCCCAATACCACAAAGCGATTCTCCATTTGCTTCCATGATGGAAAGATTCCGTTTTGCAGCCGATATCTTAGATTTAGACGAAGGCGTATTCCAATACTTATCAACGCCAGAAAAAGTAGTTATGGTAGCAATACCTGTTACTATGGATGATGGACGCATTGAAGTATTTGAAGGCTATCGTGTAATTCATAACAGTATCCTTGGGCCATCTAAAGGTGGAATCCGTTACGCTGAAGATGTTCACTTAGATGAAGTGAAAGCATTAGCAGCATGGATGACTTGGAAGTGTGCATGTGTAAATGTTCCTTTTGGTGGAGCTAAAGGTGGCGTTAGAGTAGACCCAAAGAAATTATCTATGCCAGAATTGGAGCGATTAACTCGTCGCTATACTACCAATATGTTTGAAGTATTTGGTCCAGATCGTGATATCCCAGCTCCAGATATGAATACAAACGAGCAGATTATGGCTTGGATTATGGATGCATACAGCATGAAAAGCCATAAAAATGATACTGCGGTTGTAACTGGTAAGCCTATTATTCTAGGTGGCTCGAAGGGTCGCCGCGAAGCTACCGGACGTGGTGTAATTACAACTACATTAGCGGCTTTAAATAAACTGAAAATTTCCCCAAGCGATGCCTCTATTGTAGTGCAAGGGTTTGGTAATGTAGGTTCTGTTTCGGCTCAATTAATATATGAGCAGGGAGCAAAAATCATCGCGATTAGTGATGTAAGTGGTGGTTACTATAACAAGAATGGAATCGATATTCCAAAAGCTATCCATTACTCTCAAACCAACGGCTATTCTCTCGAAGGCTTTGACGGTGCTGAAAAAATCTCGAACAAAGATCTGCTTGAACTAGAGTGTGATGTACTAATTCCTGCGGCGAAAGAAGATCAAATCGACAAAGACAATGCTGGCAAGATCCGTGCAAAAATTATTGCTGAAGGTGCAAACGGACCAGTAACTGCCAATGCTGATAAGATTCTTGAAGAAAATGGAATTATGGTAATCCCTGACATTCTTGCTAATGCGGGTGGTGTAACTGTTTCTTACTTTGAGTGGGTACAGGATCGCCATGGTTACTTCTGGACGGAAGAGCGTGTTAACCGCCGCCTAAATCGTATGATGCGTGAAGCTTTCGATAACTTATTTACCGTAAGTGAAAAGTACAGCATCACATTACGTCAGGCTGCTTATGTTTATTCTATCGATCGTGTTGCTACAACTTTGAAGCTTCGCGGAATCTACGCTTAATTAATTTCATGAATTATAGCACGGAACTTATACTCGAGTCTCGCTATGAAGAGGCAGAAAAAGTAGAAGGACTTTTGAATGAACTTCAATCGTCCTTAGACTTTGATGATGAGTTCTATGCTCGTTTGATGCTAACAGTTAGTGAAGCAGCTACAAACGGTATTGTTCATGGCAATAAGCTAGACGAATCTAAAAAAGTGAGAATCTTGGCTCAATTTGATGGGGAAGTTCTCACTGTTTCGGTTAAAGATGAAGGGGAAGGATTTACGCCTTCTGAAGTAGCCGATCCTTTGGCTGAAGAAAACCTACTTAAAACAAGTGGCCGTGGTGTATTTTTAATGGAAGAATACGCCGATGAAGTTACCTATACTGAAAACGGCACCTGTTTAACTTTGAAGTTCAAGGTTTAAAAAAATCAGCTCTGCACTATTTTCTGGATGAATTCATCCTCATAAAAAAAGCCGATTAGGACATCCTAACCGGCTTTTTTAATATTCGTACTTCAACTATTTACGCTAGTTGAGCATCTAGTTGTTTTGTTAAATGTGGTTTTGGAACCGCACCAACGATTTGGTC harbors:
- a CDS encoding adenylate/guanylate cyclase domain-containing protein, with translation MKNTPRLTFQWQFDLKGSPEELWPLLSDTNKFLKWAGQDPVKRDSFTRSATKGFLELSSKKLNANQIWLEEPFIWEKPYKFGTTRHYKVGFFREIKFLATLTPTVSGTRFEIKAWLRAPNKILTHFVNYYIGKIVRRKIAKYLEEVDKCAQNNTLPYEHRKPASLVRGAKKRIEEIEQQLLEKTRRQRIIRHLKKFLIHAEDEDLKTIHPYQLAEYWGEKKYSVLNVFLHAAKLELVDFRWDVFCPVCKSTRQSFRRMRDIHSDLYCAECDNHYNIDFNENLHLVFNPNPLIRKLSDNKFCYGGPQNTPQRVTQHFLEPGEEQYLHINLNEGTYLFKTSENDGYLRLHLRKDGDDTATVYITDEDLNGDEATISTSPNLTIVNDSKKKMVCYIEKENWRQEAIYATEVTSSHDFRTLFAQETLKDGAKVDSSNVTILFTDLMNSTDLYLQEGDEFAIGQLMSHFKIIQQIVAEERGGIVKTIGDAVMAVFKEPVSALKAVERIQQIFSSSTAMGDSFKLKAGIHLGKCTAVNLNDRVDYFGTTVNIASRLVDVASEKEIIVSEAFYESGDVKLYLKNNRNSLFIKNSEKELKGFDSEKFKVKQIRMERTSLRLVI
- a CDS encoding thioredoxin domain-containing protein, whose amino-acid sequence is MNRLQHEKSPYLLQHKNNPVDWYPWGDEAFAKAKEENKPIFLSIGYATCHWCHVMEHESFEDEGIAELMNQAFINIKVDREERPDIDSTYMTVCQMLNGHGGWPLSIIMTPDKEPFFAGTYIPKEARFNRIGLRQLIPGITGMWKHEPAKVQKAVEGIKDGFQRSQEFEQGLFPGLESVDYAAEQLAARYDDQHGGFGSAPKFPSPHNLSFLLRKWYTTKEERFKNAVEHTLTQMRLGGIWDHIGYGFHRYSTDQEWLLPHFEKMLYDQALLMLAYTEGWQVSNTPLFKQTIVELDQYITNKLTSEKGAFFSAEDADSEGEEGKFYVWSLSEIQEVLSKEDAAFFTEYYQILEKGNFEDEATKVKTGANIPHLKTTLNESNQVRFNDIREQLYEIREKRIKPLLDDKILCDWNGMMIMAYAKAGAVLQEPMFVEKAKKAYAFILNNLYVENQLFHRYKEGEHAINAFADDYAMLVWASIELYEATYDEQYLEKAILLQNQMIELFWDSEQGGFYLTDTKTEELLGRQKQIYDAAVPSSNSVAMQNLMKLSRLTGDSKFEEFAQKIGECFSTDLIRSGSSITLGLQAIQYAHASTNEIVISSEKALDFDNELLKILRSGFNPFKISIAKSTENKSLSTLAPFSSNMHPVDGKTTIYYCSNYSCDKPFYTAKELREKLYAE
- a CDS encoding sigma-70 family RNA polymerase sigma factor, producing MLFFLISAIGRFLNQDNSRDKELLIRIAAKDPVALSLLYDQYNRLLFGLLVSILKKKEEAEDILQEVFTNIWEKADQYDPEKGSAYTWIVSLTRNKGIDRLRSKVYKEQKKQSTSLDNEDTYMPLFSEENNPLEDAILSDRASMLKEALAKISEKQRTVLQVAYFDGLTQTEISEQLDIPLGTVKSRMRDGMLKLREILSGGLA
- a CDS encoding anti-sigma factor translates to MSESENTLFEELCIGSVLNALSAEEEKQFKVLLEDTSKEQQLLYQDMQHIASEMALLAYTDKPSEKVKEQLLEMAWASVHSRGSAEATVHYLSRYRIAAAAAVVFMMMTLGMFIFNQNLENDLDERSTVITEQQTTIQLLETEVERKEELLAILEARDVDLILMDGLNVNPNGYGKVVWDKDNGQALLQVANLPTVPTAKDYQLWFVINNQPISAGVFSVNDPLKDNFFKIQELNQQATSGAFAITLEPEGGSPQPTGDMYLLGSM
- a CDS encoding CHRD domain-containing protein, yielding MKIRELPILVSVLCLLLFGVSESSIAQTVFTSTLSGSNEVPTNTTTAAYGEITATLNGTTLTVEGNFDGLEGNYSASHIHAGLAGQGGGVVFTLTATVDTDSKGGTYATADNTFSLTTDQVAMLEGRELYVNIHSEGYASGEIRGQLTPQADATFRTNLSGAFEVPAVKTMASGGLVFELNGDSLFVSGSFKDLSSAYSASHLHIGTTGTNGGVAFTLNATLETDSQSGTYLASENRFELTASQKTSLMNREFYVNVHTANNASGELRGQVTPPVKASFYASLSGTAENPSIKTAAAGAVTVELSPSDSIIVSGAFANLEGNFDASVAGGSHVHAGHAGASGGIELSLTADVAVDLKSGTYLYSDNKFLATTDQITKLMNRELYVNIHSTTHASGELRGQVLGDATAYFKTKLNGLHENPAVVTMGYGAVNLEINGTTAIMTGGFADLGSTYDASHLHEGGVTANGGVVTALTATVSQDTAGQYSVASNTYTMTEAQITALYDEGTYVNVHTAGEAGGEIRGQLLFGDNSLPDPSTLSTPADDANITISGDASTDFTATWTATTDPDGNEVTYIWEASTDVNFDAKVITSSTGSATTFTTTYAVVDSILASLDVQQGASATLYHRVVASDGSNEAYSESRAVVIERGVVTSNEETELNTPDQVRLSQNYPNPFNPSTNISFNLSEAGLTELSVYNMLGQKVRTIVNKRLSAGEYSYTFNADNLSSGIYIYRLRAAGQTITKRMTIIK
- a CDS encoding DUF4412 domain-containing protein, whose amino-acid sequence is MKSRLVFSFSLLLFSIFVSTSAIAQFQGQITMNIYSEDNGVPNTSELNMFVTAQRIFVKGENEVSLTEGVNSGGILIRNDMKDFIILMDDNDALQVTKSEIEGLFKMFSSMSGSSSSSNKRDRAGFEYTGKTKSINGYETSELRIWNKSKDENGEYISVWLTPNVDINWGMLAQTWENLPEDADEAVNQVSQEAIFKSKNFPMLIEVTSDEGTEVIMEVTNIYKTNLAKAMVEIPAGVNLIGVSDLMFKVMSGGR
- the mnmA gene encoding tRNA 2-thiouridine(34) synthase MnmA, with product MSKKGRVLVAMSGGVDSSVAAVMLREQGYEVIGITMKTWDYHRSGGSNGKETGCCTVESMNDARHIAVNHGFKHFIVDIREEFGDWVIDRFVGDYMDGRTPNPCVLCNTHIKWAALLKRADNLGCDFISTGHYARVREENGRHIISKGLDPKKDQSYALWGVAQEHLERTIFPLGGYSKTEIRQIAEDHGLLNVANKPDSYEICFVPDDDYRRFLKDKVPGLEQRMKGGKFVDKDGNILGEHEGYPFYTIGQRRGLNLPMGKPVYVTDINAVTNTITIGEKEDLISTTLTAKEINLIKYDKVPTENMEITGAIRYNDDGAIGYLTQLGEDEIKVHFPAGREAITPGQAVVCYEGDDVVAGGWIRKVNVGMDDLI
- a CDS encoding HNH endonuclease yields the protein MNANVLVLNQDYQPLSICSIQRSMKLIFLDKAELLHDHPTKKLRTTRQQYDYPSVIRLRSYIRIPYSKVVLTRRNIMRRDGFKCQYCGKKSNLTIDHVLPKSRGGKDTWENLTTACDKCNVKKGNRTPKEALMPLRSEPYRPVPITFFRDFNGGVQEPWKPYLYMT